A single window of Halotalea alkalilenta DNA harbors:
- a CDS encoding heavy-metal-associated domain-containing protein, translating to MAVSLNLEGLKSVEDVNRLTTALIELDGVDNVEVAREWAEVEGQVNRGQLVKAVERAGFKVKG from the coding sequence ATGGCCGTCTCTCTCAATCTCGAGGGTCTCAAGAGCGTCGAGGACGTCAATCGTCTCACCACCGCGCTGATCGAACTCGACGGCGTCGACAACGTCGAGGTCGCGCGCGAGTGGGCCGAGGTGGAAGGACAGGTCAATCGCGGCCAGCTGGTCAAGGCGGTAGAGCGCGCCGGTTTCAAGGTCAAGGGCTGA
- the ygfZ gene encoding CAF17-like 4Fe-4S cluster assembly/insertion protein YgfZ, whose translation MSDFILGAPAPLNVHLSRLAVVEVAGKDAERFLQGQISAQVGHADDRFAPYGVFCTPKGRVIANVQLLRAEPERYWLITPTSLSETLRAHLAKYAVFFKTEIRQRDDIGLYGLAGEDKRINEWLEVATLPRRTGEVQRDDQRWLIRAPGEGRVLALGTAPSGAEAATRAIESRWWLEEIRHGVAWLEASQSDAWLPQMINWEALGGISFKKGCYTGQEVVARAHYRGQVKKRLARLAVEGDATIAVGDPVLDRESGKSVGTVVAVEPNEQGGSEMLAVVTLREAPIALSVGSAEAARLELPYAVERLDPETLVAED comes from the coding sequence ATGAGCGATTTCATCCTCGGCGCCCCTGCCCCCTTGAACGTCCATCTCTCACGGCTGGCCGTGGTCGAGGTGGCGGGCAAGGACGCCGAGCGCTTCCTCCAGGGCCAGATCAGTGCCCAAGTGGGCCACGCGGACGATCGCTTCGCCCCTTATGGCGTGTTCTGCACCCCCAAGGGACGAGTGATCGCCAACGTCCAGCTGCTGCGTGCCGAGCCCGAGCGCTACTGGCTGATCACGCCTACCAGCCTGAGCGAGACTCTGCGCGCGCACTTGGCCAAGTACGCGGTGTTCTTCAAGACCGAGATTCGCCAGCGTGACGATATCGGTCTCTACGGGCTCGCCGGGGAAGACAAGCGCATCAACGAATGGCTCGAGGTCGCAACGCTGCCGCGCCGGACCGGCGAGGTACAGCGCGACGACCAGCGCTGGCTGATTCGCGCCCCCGGAGAAGGACGGGTCCTGGCGCTGGGCACCGCGCCAAGCGGCGCCGAGGCGGCTACCCGAGCGATCGAGTCACGCTGGTGGCTGGAGGAGATCCGCCACGGTGTGGCTTGGCTCGAGGCGAGCCAGAGCGACGCCTGGCTTCCGCAAATGATCAACTGGGAAGCGCTCGGCGGGATCAGCTTCAAGAAGGGCTGCTATACCGGCCAGGAAGTAGTCGCCCGCGCCCACTATCGCGGCCAGGTGAAAAAACGCCTGGCACGGCTCGCAGTCGAGGGCGATGCAACGATCGCGGTAGGCGACCCGGTGCTCGATCGCGAGAGCGGCAAATCGGTCGGCACGGTGGTAGCCGTGGAGCCGAACGAGCAAGGTGGCAGCGAAATGCTCGCGGTGGTGACGCTACGAGAAGCGCCTATTGCGCTGAGCGTCGGCAGTGCCGAGGCCGCACGGCTCGAGTTGCCCTACGCAGTGGAACGGCTCGATCCGGAAACCCTGGTGGCGGAGGATTAA
- a CDS encoding TatD family hydrolase, with protein sequence MLIDAHCHLAADAFDSDREAVIEAARTHGVRAFVCAATDRASWAPLLALAQRHAEVSVCLGLHPWFEHRCEGEDNDLDALERLLSTRPAGVVALGECGVDARSCDDSQWALFDAQLSIAERLRLPVVVHCVRLNDQVAQRLSRHPRLPGGLIHAFAGSLQQAERFLDAGFLLGIGGAVTFDRAQKLKRVVAALPEDGFVLETDSPDMLPAPLRGREQRNTPSNLPLVAAEVARLRGLEPARLGETTSANVRALFRSRA encoded by the coding sequence ATGCTGATCGATGCCCATTGCCATCTTGCCGCCGACGCATTCGATTCGGATCGTGAGGCGGTCATCGAGGCGGCGCGGACCCACGGGGTCCGCGCTTTCGTTTGTGCCGCCACCGACCGCGCCAGCTGGGCGCCGCTGCTGGCCCTGGCGCAGCGGCACGCGGAGGTATCGGTATGCCTCGGCCTGCACCCCTGGTTCGAGCATCGGTGCGAGGGCGAAGACAACGATCTGGATGCGCTCGAGCGGCTGCTCTCGACGCGGCCGGCTGGGGTCGTCGCACTCGGTGAGTGCGGAGTCGATGCGAGATCGTGCGATGATTCCCAGTGGGCGCTGTTCGACGCGCAGCTATCGATCGCCGAGCGCCTGCGGCTGCCGGTGGTAGTGCACTGCGTTCGGCTCAATGACCAGGTCGCCCAGCGGCTCAGCCGTCATCCACGGCTGCCGGGAGGTCTTATCCATGCCTTCGCGGGCAGTCTTCAACAGGCCGAGCGCTTCCTCGACGCGGGCTTTTTGCTCGGCATCGGCGGTGCGGTGACCTTCGATCGTGCGCAAAAGCTCAAGCGCGTGGTGGCGGCACTGCCAGAGGATGGCTTCGTGCTCGAGACCGATTCTCCAGACATGCTGCCGGCGCCACTGCGCGGTCGCGAACAGCGCAATACCCCCTCCAACCTCCCTCTGGTGGCCGCCGAGGTGGCGCGACTGAGGGGTTTAGAGCCTGCGCGGCTCGGTGAGACCACCAGCGCCAATGTGCGGGCGCTGTTCCGCTCCAGGGCCTGA
- the mscL gene encoding large conductance mechanosensitive channel protein MscL — MMAGFLKDFRDFAVKGNVVDMAIGIIIGAAFTSIVNSLVRDVFTPILGLITGGLNFTDLFVTLRDGATAGPYATLADAQAAGAVTINFGLFLNATISFLLVALVCFMLIRNITKLQRMTQKEEAAAAPTTKECPYCLSSVPLKATRCSACTSELEVAQPAS, encoded by the coding sequence ATGATGGCAGGCTTTCTCAAGGATTTTCGCGATTTCGCGGTCAAGGGCAATGTGGTCGACATGGCGATCGGGATCATCATCGGGGCGGCGTTCACCTCGATCGTCAATAGCCTGGTCCGGGACGTGTTCACCCCGATACTCGGTCTGATCACCGGGGGGCTCAACTTCACCGACCTGTTCGTCACCCTGCGCGATGGCGCCACCGCAGGGCCCTACGCCACGCTCGCCGATGCCCAGGCGGCCGGTGCGGTGACGATCAACTTCGGGCTGTTCCTCAACGCCACCATCTCCTTCCTGCTGGTCGCGCTGGTTTGCTTCATGCTGATCCGCAACATCACCAAGCTGCAGCGTATGACCCAGAAGGAAGAGGCCGCGGCCGCGCCGACCACCAAGGAGTGCCCGTACTGCCTCTCCAGCGTGCCGCTGAAGGCGACTCGTTGCTCGGCGTGCACCTCCGAGCTCGAGGTCGCTCAGCCAGCCAGCTGA
- a CDS encoding peptide chain release factor 3: protein MSVAQQAQEAGLRRTFAIISHPDAGKTTLTEKLLLFGNAIQVAGAVKSKREARHATSDWMKMEQERGISVTTSVMQFPYRGRIVNLLDTPGHEDFSEDTYRTLTAVDSALMVVDCAKGVEERTIKLMEVCRLRDTPILTFINKMDRETRDPVEVMDEIETVLGIQCAPVTWPIGMGKAFKGVYHLLEDRLSFYKSGQGHRIPDDVHIDGLDSAEVDSVLGAQVARELREEIELVRGASHQFDLEAYRRGELTPVFFGTAMGNFGVREMLDGFVEYAPPPQTYQTDQRAVTPDDGRFTGFVFKIQANMDPRHRDRVAFLRVCSGRYEKNMKMHHVRLGKDVKIADALTFMAADRSQVDEAWPGDIIGLHNHGTIQIGDTFTAGEMMRFTGIPHFAPELFRRVRLKDPLKAKALQKGLQQLSEEGATQVFMPINNNDLIVGAVGMLQFDVVAHRLHDEYKVDCLYEAVNVQTARWLHGDERKLDELKRKSTENLAIDGGGFLTYLAPTRVNLQLMQERWPDIEFRATREH, encoded by the coding sequence ATGTCAGTTGCGCAGCAGGCCCAAGAAGCGGGGCTAAGAAGGACCTTTGCCATCATCTCCCACCCTGACGCTGGCAAGACCACGTTGACCGAGAAGCTTTTGCTGTTCGGCAATGCGATCCAGGTCGCGGGTGCGGTCAAGAGCAAGCGCGAGGCGCGCCACGCCACCTCCGACTGGATGAAGATGGAGCAGGAGCGCGGCATCTCGGTGACCACCTCGGTGATGCAGTTCCCCTACCGCGGTCGGATCGTCAACCTGCTCGACACCCCCGGCCACGAGGACTTCTCCGAGGATACCTATCGGACCCTGACCGCGGTCGACTCCGCCCTGATGGTGGTCGACTGCGCCAAGGGCGTCGAGGAGCGCACGATCAAGCTGATGGAGGTGTGTCGGCTGCGCGACACGCCGATTCTCACCTTCATCAACAAGATGGATCGTGAAACCCGTGACCCGGTGGAGGTGATGGACGAGATCGAGACCGTGCTCGGCATCCAATGCGCGCCGGTGACCTGGCCGATCGGCATGGGCAAGGCCTTCAAGGGCGTCTACCACTTGCTCGAGGATCGCCTGTCTTTCTACAAGTCCGGGCAGGGCCACCGGATCCCCGACGACGTTCACATCGATGGGCTCGACAGTGCCGAGGTCGACTCGGTGCTTGGCGCCCAGGTCGCTCGAGAGCTGCGCGAGGAGATCGAGCTGGTGCGGGGGGCTTCGCACCAGTTCGACCTCGAGGCCTATCGGCGCGGTGAGCTGACCCCGGTGTTCTTCGGCACGGCGATGGGCAACTTCGGCGTGCGCGAGATGCTCGATGGCTTCGTCGAGTACGCGCCGCCGCCGCAGACCTACCAGACCGACCAGCGTGCGGTGACGCCCGACGATGGGCGTTTCACCGGCTTCGTGTTCAAGATCCAGGCCAACATGGACCCGCGCCATCGTGACCGGGTGGCGTTTCTCAGGGTCTGTTCGGGCAGGTACGAGAAGAACATGAAGATGCACCATGTGAGGCTCGGCAAGGACGTCAAGATCGCCGATGCGCTGACCTTCATGGCGGCCGACCGCAGCCAGGTCGATGAAGCCTGGCCGGGTGACATCATCGGGTTGCACAACCACGGCACGATCCAGATCGGCGATACCTTCACCGCGGGCGAAATGATGCGCTTCACCGGGATTCCTCACTTCGCCCCGGAGCTCTTCCGGCGTGTACGGCTGAAGGATCCGCTCAAGGCCAAGGCGCTGCAGAAAGGGCTCCAGCAGCTCTCCGAGGAGGGCGCTACGCAGGTTTTCATGCCGATCAACAATAACGATCTGATCGTCGGCGCGGTGGGCATGCTGCAGTTCGATGTGGTCGCTCATCGGCTGCATGACGAATACAAAGTCGACTGCCTGTATGAAGCGGTCAACGTCCAGACCGCGCGTTGGCTGCATGGCGATGAGCGCAAGCTCGACGAACTCAAGCGCAAGTCGACCGAGAACCTGGCCATCGACGGCGGGGGCTTTCTCACTTATCTGGCGCCGACCCGGGTCAACCTGCAATTGATGCAGGAGCGCTGGCCCGATATCGAGTTCCGCGCCACCCGTGAACACTGA